One window from the genome of Mumia sp. ZJ1417 encodes:
- the mdlC gene encoding benzoylformate decarboxylase, whose amino-acid sequence MSRRGSCAEGRTVSTTVREATFQLLRELGMRTVFGNPGSTEETFLKDFPEDFTYVQTLAEASAVGIADGFAQANRVPALVNVHTAAGLSNGMSNILTASMNRTPLIITAGNQTRDMLLMEPWLTNIEPTELPKPWVKWSYEPVRAGDVPAAFMRAYAVATQPPAGPVFLSIPLDDWDQTADGVAVVRSVATRTAPDPERIADFCAQLSAAVNPVLIFGSAIARGRGWDQAVALAEKMGAPVWAAPASERPPFPENHPLYAGGLPFAIGPLSEKLSGHDVALVIGAPVFRYYPYVAGPYLPAGLRLLHVTDDPVEAAKAPVGDSLLGDAVLTLEALAADVAARTAPSSSVVTQPHRLAPHPAAPAGEAEARDARLTPLALFRTLRAAAPAETVLVEESPSNLGELHAAWPVERPDSFFTFASGSLGWNLPASVGIAMAERDSGRNRPVLAVIGDGSLQYSIQALWTAAQHALPVVVVVPRNAEYAILKSFAVLEETPGVPGLDIPDLDIVALANGYGCHGVLAETSDDVSSALAAAFDRSGPTVIVVPVTPTVPPLI is encoded by the coding sequence ATGTCGCGACGCGGCAGCTGCGCCGAAGGGAGAACGGTGTCCACGACAGTGCGAGAGGCTACGTTCCAGCTGTTGCGTGAGCTGGGGATGAGAACAGTCTTCGGAAATCCGGGTTCGACGGAGGAGACTTTCCTCAAGGATTTCCCCGAGGACTTCACCTACGTCCAGACCCTCGCTGAGGCATCGGCGGTGGGGATCGCAGATGGCTTCGCCCAGGCCAACCGTGTGCCGGCCCTCGTGAACGTGCACACCGCCGCGGGTCTCAGCAACGGGATGTCCAACATTCTCACTGCATCGATGAACCGCACGCCACTGATCATCACCGCAGGCAACCAGACGCGCGACATGCTCCTGATGGAGCCGTGGCTGACCAATATCGAACCGACCGAGCTGCCCAAGCCTTGGGTGAAGTGGAGCTACGAGCCGGTCCGTGCGGGCGACGTCCCGGCGGCCTTCATGCGGGCGTACGCGGTCGCGACGCAGCCACCGGCCGGCCCCGTCTTCTTGTCGATCCCGCTCGACGACTGGGACCAGACCGCGGACGGCGTGGCGGTCGTCCGCTCGGTCGCGACCAGGACCGCGCCCGACCCGGAGCGGATCGCTGACTTCTGCGCGCAGCTCTCCGCTGCGGTGAATCCCGTCCTGATCTTTGGCTCGGCGATCGCCCGAGGCCGAGGATGGGACCAGGCGGTCGCGCTCGCGGAGAAGATGGGCGCTCCGGTGTGGGCGGCGCCAGCCTCGGAACGGCCTCCGTTCCCCGAGAACCACCCTCTTTATGCGGGAGGGCTCCCGTTCGCGATCGGTCCGCTCTCGGAGAAGCTCAGCGGCCACGACGTGGCCCTCGTGATCGGTGCACCGGTGTTTCGCTACTACCCGTACGTGGCCGGACCGTACCTTCCTGCCGGGCTTCGGCTGCTGCACGTCACCGACGACCCGGTGGAGGCGGCGAAGGCCCCGGTCGGGGACAGCCTGCTCGGCGACGCGGTCCTCACGCTGGAGGCTCTCGCGGCCGATGTCGCCGCTCGGACAGCGCCTTCGAGCAGTGTCGTCACGCAGCCGCACCGCCTCGCGCCGCATCCGGCCGCCCCCGCTGGCGAGGCCGAGGCGCGAGACGCCAGGCTCACCCCGCTCGCGTTGTTCCGGACCCTGCGCGCAGCGGCGCCAGCCGAGACCGTCCTCGTCGAGGAGTCGCCCTCGAACCTGGGTGAGCTTCACGCGGCCTGGCCGGTCGAGCGCCCCGACTCGTTCTTCACGTTCGCCTCCGGAAGCCTCGGCTGGAACCTCCCCGCATCGGTCGGGATCGCGATGGCCGAGCGCGACAGCGGCCGCAACCGTCCCGTCCTCGCCGTCATCGGCGACGGATCGCTGCAGTACTCGATCCAGGCGCTGTGGACCGCAGCGCAGCACGCGCTGCCGGTCGTCGTGGTGGTGCCCCGCAACGCCGAGTACGCGATCCTCAAGTCGTTCGCTGTGCTCGAGGAGACTCCGGGAGTCCCCGGCCTCGACATCCCGGACCTGGACATCGTCGCGCTCGCGAACGGCTACGGCTGTCACGGCGTCCTCGCTGAGACCTCCGACGACGTCAGCTCGGCCCTTGCCGCAGCGTTCGACCGCTCCGGCCCCACGGTGATCGTGGTGCCGGTGACACCGACGGTGCCGCCGCTGATCTGA